The following coding sequences lie in one Mucilaginibacter sp. KACC 22773 genomic window:
- a CDS encoding DUF5009 domain-containing protein, giving the protein MNQLPKRLLSIDVLRAVTMLLMIFVNDASGVKHIPEWIDHASGKADAMGFADTIFPAFLFIVGLSLPFAIKNRLNKGDSFSSILTYILTRSAALIIMGFFHVNLENYALTAGIIPQALWAILITIGFFLIWLDYPETMAPKKRYTFIGAGILLLIVMAVIYKGGEDGVIQSMRPYWWGILGIIGWAYLVCALVYLLAKGKMNILVIVLLTFVAINIARHAGVFKFKIPVLGDASAVCLVMGGVMISEIYALLISKNKTQLLWVIFGTTGLLLIVLGLVIRPYADGISKIRSTPAWIFICSGITILVFELMIFLVDVKGKKNWFKLIWPAGTSTLTCYLMPYFQVYILKLFHLKYPDIFNNGALGLARSMATGFILIALVGLMEKKRLRLKI; this is encoded by the coding sequence ATGAACCAGCTCCCTAAACGCCTTTTATCTATTGATGTCCTACGTGCCGTCACTATGTTATTGATGATATTTGTTAATGACGCCAGCGGTGTAAAGCACATTCCCGAATGGATAGACCACGCAAGCGGTAAAGCCGACGCGATGGGTTTTGCAGATACCATTTTCCCGGCGTTTTTGTTCATTGTAGGGCTTTCGTTGCCTTTTGCTATTAAAAACAGGTTGAATAAGGGCGATTCTTTTTCATCAATATTAACCTATATACTTACCCGCAGCGCTGCACTGATTATTATGGGCTTTTTTCATGTAAATCTGGAAAACTATGCCCTTACAGCAGGCATTATACCCCAGGCGCTATGGGCTATATTAATAACCATCGGTTTCTTCCTCATTTGGCTGGATTATCCCGAAACAATGGCTCCAAAAAAACGGTACACATTTATAGGCGCCGGGATTTTGCTGCTCATCGTTATGGCTGTTATCTATAAAGGAGGCGAAGACGGTGTAATACAGAGCATGCGCCCTTATTGGTGGGGTATTTTGGGCATTATAGGCTGGGCTTACCTGGTATGCGCGCTGGTATATCTTTTGGCCAAAGGAAAAATGAATATCCTGGTGATTGTATTACTCACTTTTGTAGCTATAAATATTGCCAGGCACGCCGGTGTTTTCAAATTTAAAATTCCGGTACTGGGCGATGCATCGGCAGTGTGTTTGGTAATGGGCGGCGTTATGATCTCTGAAATTTATGCGCTGCTTATATCAAAAAACAAAACGCAATTATTGTGGGTAATATTTGGCACAACCGGATTGCTACTAATTGTATTAGGCTTAGTAATCCGACCATATGCCGATGGAATCTCAAAAATACGTTCAACCCCAGCCTGGATCTTTATATGCAGCGGCATTACCATATTGGTTTTTGAATTGATGATTTTCCTGGTAGATGTTAAAGGTAAAAAGAATTGGTTTAAACTGATATGGCCTGCAGGTACCAGCACGCTTACCTGTTACCTGATGCCCTACTTCCAGGTGTATATATTAAAGCTTTTTCACCTAAAATATCCCGATATATTTAACAACGGGGCCTTAGGGCTGGCGCGTTCAATGGCTACCGGGTTTATACTGATTGCCCTGGTTGGTTTAATGGAAAAGAAGCGTTTACGCCTTAAAATTTGA
- a CDS encoding carboxypeptidase regulatory-like domain-containing protein, giving the protein MKKSIVFLLIILPFTCLAQVNISGRIINQANGEPVGSASIFLSDATIGTKTSNDGSFTLNKVKTGKYNLVVSIIGFESYHQVIIVNNIGITLPDIHIIPKTISLMEVKIKPQNDASRQRNLQLFINEFIGTSALARECKLINPDMLDVDFDETTNTLTASSVDFLVIENRALGYRLKYLLADFYNNRNYYGSFKTHFEGSVLFEEIKGTPAEEKRWKKNREEVYENSPMHFLRSVITNQVEEEGFRVFQYANEPNPERPADDLIAAKINQFTKLKTGGNKRYTDSLSYWIKKSKLDKTYLNLRNFFLNQSDILKPTDVTKMYALNCEMDGLHITYNKDRHFSKSGALNHLNEFYNTETSLITFNTPYALVDNNGGLVDPNSLSYSGAWTHYRVAELLPVDYEPLQRAPAAPTAVLAEEAMAKLKNYAEIHINEKAYLHFDKPYYAAGDTVYFKAYITQGDNNEPTRTSGVLHVDFINTTDKIDRSIKLKIADGVAWGDIALPDSLPKGNYRIRAYTNWMRNDVDDNYFEQTIPIGSTNETRVFENSTAKKLNDINVQADIQFFPEGGRLINGVKSKIAFKAILPSGLGGNITGEVLDNDDKKVTEFTSVHLGMGYFYLTPQQGKTYKAKVAHDNGAASTINLPIAEKKGIVLSIDNDSIPKATARIEASKAYFEEHKNQYYTLLIWSGGVITPIACRLDKPVVELDILKRKLHTGIAKVTLFSIENEPLAERLIFVQNYNRLSLTVNTDKTNYLKREQVNISVNVQNRTGDAAEGHFSVAVTDAEKVKIDENDQNSIFAGLLLTSDLKGYIEQPNYYFNQINAETTANLDLVMLTHGYRRFEWKPILTNTYPQMAYQPESGLSISGIVKNIWGNPVNKGLVSLLPRGGGQTVDQQTGSDGSFSFNNLMFNDSTRFILQAVTAKKGDNTVLTFKNDLPGPIVMANNPGNKNGTGDLMTAYIDNSKRQREGASKFNNKTINLKEVKIKTIKRNDNYRSSALGGPGGADIVIRREELERLNLDIGNVMLQKFHGHTAGYVLVDGVPGMNPTDLNIRDIETIELFYGPSAAIYGVQGGHGVLVITTRQGGGLQAKDIPSKGILPITVAGFYKARAFYNPKYDGPATNQPDLRSTIYWNPEVITGKDGKANFSFFNADGTGKYRVIIEGIDNDGNIGRQVYTYLVN; this is encoded by the coding sequence ATGAAAAAAAGCATTGTTTTTTTACTGATAATATTACCCTTCACTTGCCTGGCGCAGGTAAACATATCGGGCAGGATTATTAACCAGGCCAACGGCGAGCCTGTAGGTAGCGCCAGTATTTTCTTAAGCGACGCCACCATCGGTACAAAAACTTCAAACGACGGGAGCTTTACTTTAAATAAAGTTAAAACCGGTAAGTATAACCTGGTAGTGTCTATCATCGGTTTTGAAAGCTACCACCAGGTTATTATAGTCAACAATATAGGGATCACACTGCCTGATATCCACATTATTCCTAAAACCATCAGTTTGATGGAGGTAAAAATAAAGCCGCAAAACGATGCCAGCCGGCAACGCAACCTCCAGTTATTTATAAATGAGTTTATAGGCACATCTGCATTGGCCAGGGAGTGTAAACTCATTAACCCGGATATGCTGGATGTTGACTTTGATGAAACCACCAATACATTAACGGCATCGTCTGTTGATTTCCTGGTTATTGAAAACCGTGCCCTGGGCTATAGACTAAAATACCTGCTCGCAGACTTTTATAATAACCGCAATTATTACGGCAGCTTTAAAACACATTTTGAAGGTTCCGTGCTTTTCGAGGAAATAAAAGGTACACCGGCCGAGGAAAAACGATGGAAAAAAAACAGGGAGGAGGTTTATGAAAACTCGCCGATGCATTTTTTACGTTCGGTTATTACCAACCAGGTTGAAGAGGAAGGTTTCAGGGTATTCCAATATGCTAATGAACCAAATCCGGAACGCCCTGCTGATGATTTGATAGCGGCTAAAATAAACCAGTTTACAAAGCTGAAGACAGGAGGCAACAAACGCTATACCGATTCGCTCTCCTATTGGATTAAAAAATCCAAACTGGATAAAACCTATCTTAACCTCAGAAACTTTTTCCTTAATCAATCGGATATTTTAAAGCCGACTGATGTAACCAAAATGTACGCGCTTAATTGCGAAATGGATGGCTTACACATAACCTATAATAAAGACCGCCATTTTAGTAAAAGCGGGGCATTAAATCACCTGAACGAGTTTTATAATACAGAAACCTCCCTGATTACTTTTAACACACCCTATGCATTGGTTGATAATAACGGCGGCCTGGTTGATCCTAATAGTTTATCGTATAGCGGCGCGTGGACCCATTACCGTGTTGCCGAACTGTTACCTGTTGATTATGAACCGCTACAGCGCGCACCAGCTGCGCCAACAGCTGTTTTAGCCGAAGAAGCTATGGCCAAATTAAAAAACTACGCCGAAATTCATATCAATGAAAAAGCATACCTGCATTTTGACAAACCATATTATGCGGCCGGCGACACGGTTTACTTTAAGGCCTATATAACCCAAGGCGACAATAATGAACCAACCAGGACAAGCGGTGTATTACACGTCGACTTTATCAATACAACTGATAAGATTGACCGGTCAATCAAATTAAAAATTGCCGATGGTGTAGCCTGGGGCGATATCGCACTTCCTGATTCATTGCCAAAAGGAAACTATAGGATAAGAGCCTACACTAACTGGATGCGTAACGATGTCGACGACAATTATTTTGAGCAGACGATACCAATTGGATCAACCAATGAAACCAGGGTATTTGAAAATAGTACTGCTAAAAAATTAAATGATATTAATGTGCAGGCCGATATTCAGTTTTTCCCCGAAGGAGGCCGGCTAATTAACGGCGTAAAAAGTAAAATAGCCTTTAAGGCAATATTGCCATCTGGCCTGGGCGGGAATATTACCGGCGAAGTGCTCGATAATGATGACAAAAAGGTTACAGAGTTTACATCAGTACATTTAGGGATGGGATATTTTTACCTTACACCACAACAAGGCAAAACCTATAAGGCAAAGGTAGCCCATGACAACGGGGCAGCAAGCACAATAAACCTGCCCATTGCCGAAAAAAAAGGGATTGTATTATCAATTGATAATGATTCGATACCTAAAGCTACTGCCCGGATAGAAGCAAGCAAAGCTTATTTCGAGGAACATAAAAACCAGTATTACACATTGCTTATTTGGTCGGGCGGTGTAATTACGCCGATAGCCTGCAGGTTGGATAAACCCGTTGTGGAGTTAGATATTTTAAAACGAAAATTGCACACCGGGATAGCCAAAGTCACCCTTTTTTCCATTGAAAATGAACCATTGGCCGAACGGCTGATTTTTGTACAAAACTATAACCGATTAAGCCTAACTGTAAACACAGACAAGACCAACTATCTTAAACGAGAGCAGGTGAACATCAGCGTAAACGTACAAAACAGGACTGGTGATGCTGCAGAAGGACATTTTTCTGTTGCTGTAACTGATGCAGAAAAAGTAAAGATTGATGAAAATGATCAAAACTCGATATTTGCAGGCTTGTTGTTAACCAGCGATCTTAAGGGTTATATAGAACAGCCCAACTACTATTTTAACCAAATTAACGCCGAAACCACAGCCAACCTGGATTTGGTAATGCTAACCCACGGATACCGTCGTTTTGAATGGAAACCGATATTGACAAATACCTATCCGCAGATGGCTTATCAGCCCGAAAGCGGGTTGAGTATAAGCGGAATAGTAAAAAACATATGGGGAAATCCCGTTAATAAGGGCCTTGTATCGCTTTTACCACGCGGCGGCGGGCAAACAGTTGACCAGCAAACTGGAAGTGATGGCAGTTTTAGTTTTAATAATTTAATGTTTAATGATAGTACCCGCTTCATTTTACAGGCGGTAACCGCAAAAAAAGGCGACAACACAGTACTTACCTTTAAAAATGACCTGCCCGGGCCAATTGTGATGGCGAATAATCCCGGCAACAAAAATGGGACTGGCGACCTGATGACCGCTTATATTGATAACAGCAAAAGACAACGGGAAGGCGCCTCGAAATTCAATAACAAAACAATCAACCTCAAAGAGGTAAAAATAAAAACTATAAAAAGAAATGATAATTATCGGTCATCGGCTTTAGGCGGGCCGGGCGGTGCAGATATCGTAATACGTCGCGAAGAACTGGAACGATTAAACCTGGATATCGGGAATGTGATGCTACAAAAGTTTCATGGCCATACAGCCGGGTACGTTCTTGTTGATGGTGTACCGGGAATGAACCCTACCGACCTGAATATACGAGATATTGAAACTATCGAATTATTTTACGGGCCTTCGGCCGCCATTTATGGGGTACAAGGCGGCCATGGTGTATTGGTAATAACAACCAGGCAAGGAGGGGGATTACAGGCCAAGGACATTCCATCAAAAGGGATTCTTCCCATAACTGTTGCCGGTTTTTACAAAGCGCGCGCGTTTTATAACCCGAAGTATGATGGACCCGCAACTAACCAACCCGATTTACGCAGTACCATTTATTGGAACCCCGAAGTTATTACCGGCAAAGATGGCAAAGCAAATTTTAGTTTTTTTAATGCGGACGGAACCGGCAAATACCGTGTAATTATTGAAGGTATTGATAACGATGGCAATATAGGCAGGCAGGTGTATACGTATTTGGTAAATTGA